Part of the Clostridium sporogenes genome, GATACACATATGTATACAATGGGATTGGATATAGGTTCTACTACTTCTAAGGGTGTTATTATAAAAGATGGAAAGGAAATAGTTGCTAATGTTTTAGTACCTGTTGGAACTGGAACCAGTGGACCTCTAAAATTAATAAAAGAATTAAAAGAAAAATCTAATTTAACAGAAAAGGACATAGAAAAAACCGTAGTTACAGGCTATGGTAGAATCCAATATAAAGATGCTGACAAACAAATAAGTGAATTAAGTTGCCATGCTAAAGGAGTAGCATTTTTAATACCAGGTGCAAGGACTATAATAGATATTGGCGGACAAGATGCTAAGGCTATGAAGTTGAATGATAAGGGTAAACTTATAAATTTTATAATGAATGATAAGTGTGCCGCTGGTACAGGAAGATTTTTAGATGTTATGGCAGGAGTTCTTGAAACGGATGTTTCTAAGCTAGGAGAAATATCAGAAAAATCTACAAAGGAAGTTTCAATTAGCAGTACCTGTACTGTGTTTGCTGAATCAGAGGTGATTTCTCATCTATCAGCAAATGCAAAGAAAGAAGATATTGTAGCAGGAATTCATACCTCTGTAGTAAGACGTGTATCAACTCTTGCCATGAGAGTAGGTATTGAAGATCAAGTAGTTATGGTAGGTGGAGTAGCTAGAAATAAAGGAATAGTTAAAGCTATGGAAAAGGAACTAGGCCATGATATAAAAGTACCAGAATTAGCACAATTAACTGGAGCATTAGGTGCAGCTATATATGCTTTTGAGGAAACAAAATAGATTTAATTTTAACAACGCAAAGATAAAAAGTACATTCATAAACTAATTCATTTCACTAAGAAGTTCTAAATATGACTACATTAAAAATTTTCTACCTAGGAGAGGCGCCATCCTTGGCTTCACTCCTAGCTCCTCACGTCCTGTGAGGAATTACAAAAATTTTTAATTCCGTCAAATTAAGAACTACTAAAGCTTATTCATATGTTTATTTTATGTACTTTTTATCTTTGCTATATTAAAATTAAATCTATTCTTATATTTTACATAGTTCTTTAAAATATTATTTTTTGTTATAAAATAGTAAACCGGAAAGGAATACAAAAATAGAAATACCTAAATCAATTATTACAGAAGGTTTAGAAAGTCCACCGTATACAACAATTAAAGCTCCCATAAGGGCAAGGGAAGGAATAACAAATCTTTTTATAAATGATAAGTCCTTCATTTTCATCATATATGCAATATAAATAATAATATAAATTCCATATATTAAAGCTATTGGTAATTCTGAAATATCTACAAACATCTTATTAGGAAATAGTCCTTTAAAATTCATATACCAAACCACTAAATAAATGCAAATTAAAATAAAGTTTGCTATAGTAGAATTAGTAGGTATATTAGTTTTACTATCTAATTTAGAAAAAGCCTCTGGTTTAATACCTTGACCACGAATAGCCAAAGAATAAAAGGAACGAGAACCTCCAAGTATAAGTCCATTAAGAGTACCTAAACAGGATACTATTATGAATGCTGTAAGAATGGATGCGCCAAAGTTTCCGAATACAGTCCTAGCAGCCACATTTACAGTATTGTCTCCTTGTTTTAAAATAGTTTCAGTAGGTATCATTCCTACAATACCCAGAAAATATAAAATATATATAATAACTATTACTAATGAGCCAAATACAAGAGCTTTAGGAAGAGTATTTTTGGCATCTTTGATTTCACCATTAATTGTTGTTGCAATAATCCATCCTTCATATGCAAAGGCTGCTCCTAATACAGCAGCTGCAAAACCACTTCCACTGTCACCTATAGTAGATACTTTAGAAAAATTTTCAATTAAAATTCCATTATTGAGTCCTTGAAATATACCCAATATAGCGATGATCATTAAAGGAACTAGTTTGATTGCTGTTGAAGCAATTTGGAATTTCCCTGATAGTATAGGTGAAATATAGTTCAAAATATATATGCCTATCATATATATTGCGGCCATAATCCATACAAAATTACCATCTTTATTAAATAAAATAGCAGTATAATTACCAGCTGCCCAAGCTAGTACCGCAGCTATTGCTGGATAATAAATAATTCCATTAAACCATCCTATTAAGTAAGCAAATTTTTCTGAAAGCATACCCTCGGCATAGTCAACTATCCCGTTAGATCTTTCAAATCTATTAGCACACTCTGCAAAAACTAAGGCTCCAAAAATCATAGAAATTGCTCCTACCAACCATGCAAGTAAGGCTGTTTTTACATTTCCACCTGAAGCCATAAGAATATTATCAGCTTTAAAAAATACACCAGATCCGATTACTATACCAATAACCATGGAAACTGTTGTCCAAAGCCCATATTTCTTTTCTAACATACACACCTCTCCTTTTCTTTAGTATTTCCTAATAATTAAAAAACTTAATAACTATATGAAGTAGTTCAGACTAAATCAATGAAATGTATCTATTCTGTGAAGAGAATTTGATAAATTTTACTATGATACAATAGTAAAGTTAATTAGGAATTGAGTTTTATTATATAGAGTTCTACAATTTTCGTCAATGATTTTTTCATTTTGGGCTTTATAAAGGAATAATATTAATATTGTGGAAATTAATAAACGAATTTTTAAGCTTAAGAGTAAGTTTTTATTCCCTCTTAAACTTAGAAATCCTTATACAGTTTTTAAAAAGTAAATAGCATTATACAATAATTATCTTATATCTAAATTTAAGCCTTCTACATATAATACTCTTTTAGAGAAGGTTCCATGAACTACAGTCATATTTGAATTTTCATGTATAAAAAGTGGTCCATCTACCAGAAAGGTTATTTCTCTTTTGTTTTTATAATCTGTGACATAAACTTTATGATATATAACATGACTGTTTTTACTATGATGCTCAGTTATACCAGTACACATT contains:
- the hadI gene encoding 2-hydroxyisocaproyl-CoA dehydratase activator HadI, with amino-acid sequence MYTMGLDIGSTTSKGVIIKDGKEIVANVLVPVGTGTSGPLKLIKELKEKSNLTEKDIEKTVVTGYGRIQYKDADKQISELSCHAKGVAFLIPGARTIIDIGGQDAKAMKLNDKGKLINFIMNDKCAAGTGRFLDVMAGVLETDVSKLGEISEKSTKEVSISSTCTVFAESEVISHLSANAKKEDIVAGIHTSVVRRVSTLAMRVGIEDQVVMVGGVARNKGIVKAMEKELGHDIKVPELAQLTGALGAAIYAFEETK
- a CDS encoding APC family permease, with amino-acid sequence MLEKKYGLWTTVSMVIGIVIGSGVFFKADNILMASGGNVKTALLAWLVGAISMIFGALVFAECANRFERSNGIVDYAEGMLSEKFAYLIGWFNGIIYYPAIAAVLAWAAGNYTAILFNKDGNFVWIMAAIYMIGIYILNYISPILSGKFQIASTAIKLVPLMIIAILGIFQGLNNGILIENFSKVSTIGDSGSGFAAAVLGAAFAYEGWIIATTINGEIKDAKNTLPKALVFGSLVIVIIYILYFLGIVGMIPTETILKQGDNTVNVAARTVFGNFGASILTAFIIVSCLGTLNGLILGGSRSFYSLAIRGQGIKPEAFSKLDSKTNIPTNSTIANFILICIYLVVWYMNFKGLFPNKMFVDISELPIALIYGIYIIIYIAYMMKMKDLSFIKRFVIPSLALMGALIVVYGGLSKPSVIIDLGISIFVFLSGLLFYNKK